GAAGTCGACGTGTCGAGGGAGACGCTCGACTGCACCGTGGGCTTCCGGCCGGGAGAGCGGCTCAACCTGGAAAAGGCGTTGCGGGCGAATGACCGCCTGGGCGGTCACCTCGTGACCGGTCACGTGGACGGGGTAGGCGAAGTAGTGAACGTGGAATCGCTCGCGGACAACCGCAAGCTCGAATTCCGGGTTCCTGGAGAACTCGCGCGTTACGTTGCGCGCAAGGGCTCGATCACCGTGAACGGTGTGAGTCTCACGGTCAATCGGGTGGGAGACGACTGCTTCAGCGTGAATCTCATTCCACACACGCTGGCGGTCACCAATCTCGGCGACCTCGAGACGGGATCACGGGTGAATCTGGAGGTGGATCTGATCGCCCGGTACGTGGAACGCATGCTGTCCGGAGATTCCTCACATCCCTGAGATGCACGAACGGCAACACCCGCCGCGACGATGCGCAGGCGGGCGTTCCTGGAGGGGGGTACTGGCAGCTGGATCGTCAGTGGTTGCGTGCGACCCTGCGGCTCGCTCCAGCGACAATGCCCAGTCCCGCAAGGATCAGAAGATAGGTGGACGGTTCAGGCACCGCGGTGGTCACTTCATCCGTGACGACCGCATATCGGTCGCCCAGTTCGGGGTCACCCACGAGGAACGAGAAGTTCATACCGTTCTGATAGGCAGGCGCCGGCTGAAACTGGCCGGGATCCGGCACCGTGGCGGGCAGCGGCGCGGGCGCGGTCAAGGCGTCCGGGCCTCCGAAGGGCTCGAAGTCGTACATGGACAGCGAGAACACGTAATCATGGGCACCCGGCACGAGTTCGGGCCCGTTGAACGTCTCGGCATACAGGAACATCGCGTCCTGTCCGTTCATGCCCGAATAATTGTCGTAGAGGTTCAACCACGCCGATCCGTTGGCGGAGTCCCAGTTCCAGGCATTCGAACCGATCGTTACAGTGAGACTCTGGAGGAAAGTAGTGTAGTCGGCGATGCCACCCGCGTTGTTGTCGGGCACGGCTGCATCGTCGT
This region of Betaproteobacteria bacterium genomic DNA includes:
- a CDS encoding riboflavin synthase; the protein is MFTGIVQAIGRIDRFIPSGLGARVRIDAPTLDLGDAMLGDSIAVNGCCLTVVALDGSGFEVDVSRETLDCTVGFRPGERLNLEKALRANDRLGGHLVTGHVDGVGEVVNVESLADNRKLEFRVPGELARYVARKGSITVNGVSLTVNRVGDDCFSVNLIPHTLAVTNLGDLETGSRVNLEVDLIARYVERMLSGDSSHP
- a CDS encoding PEP-CTERM sorting domain-containing protein, which produces MNGQDAMFLYAETFNGPELVPGAHDYVFSLSMYDFEPFGGPDALTAPAPLPATVPDPGQFQPAPAYQNGMNFSFLVGDPELGDRYAVVTDEVTTAVPEPSTYLLILAGLGIVAGASRRVARNH